A region of the Anolis carolinensis isolate JA03-04 chromosome 1, rAnoCar3.1.pri, whole genome shotgun sequence genome:
TATACGAATTATAAACTAATTTTGTTTTTAGACTTAGATCCCATCTCCAAGCTATGTACATTTATGGAAAGAAAGATATCCCAAATTATGAAAAGATTCCTAAAGTCTGAATATATGTTGGATACTATgagctctctccccctccccctatgTAAAAAATATTCAAGATCACTGCATGATCCATGGACAACTAAAATTTGGAAATGTTGGAGGACATGATTTCACTGCTGATTTAGATGGGTTTTCTGTGCAATATGTTGTCCAGAAGaggccattgtcttcctctgaggctgagcaattaaggccccttccacacaattgagtaaaaccccacattttctgttttgaactggaatatatagcagtaggaactcagataacccagttcagatattgtgggtttttctgcctttttattcagggttatatagctgtgtggaagggacctatgacttgcccaaggtcacccaatggatttccatggctgagcggggattAGTACTTGGTCTCTAATGCACCACCTTCACCGCCATGGCTCAAcattatggaattgtgggagttgtagtttgttgaggcactagtactctttggcagaggaggctaacgatttcgtaaaactacaactcttgtgtTTTCACTAAGCGATGGCAATGGAAGTAGTGTTAAGCTGCATCAATTCTTGTAGATGCAACCaacaagagatattgacaagctggaaggtgtccagaggatgactaaaatgatcaaagatctggagaccatgccctatgaggagtgtcttaaagaactgggtatgtttagcctgcagaagagaaggttgaaaggagacatgatagccatggataaatatgtgaaagggtctCACAAGGAAGAGGGCACaggcccttgaaactaggactcggagcaatgggttcaaattatatgaaaggatattccacatgaacattaggacaAACTTCCTAACCataggagctgttcaacagtggaactctctgccttcgagtgtggtggacgctccttccttggaaaccttgaaacagaggctggatggccatctttcagtgatactttgtgcttttcctgcatggcaggaggttggactagatagcccatatcgtctcttccaactctatgattctatgaacactcACAAACAACTGTGAGTGACTCTGTCCTGTAGTTTGACAGTACTTTCactgctcaatgctgtggaattatgagagctgtagtttaacaaggtctttaagTCTTCCctaccaaagggtgctggtgcctgaccaaaccacaaaccccatgtttccacagcattgagccaaggtgTTTAGTGCTAAACCCCAGTCACTGTATCTTGGCTCTTCGATGGAATATTCTGTCATTAGTTTTCAAGTCTGTGCTAAATTATTAATTGTATGTCTTGTGTACTTATGTTCATTACAATCATTATTGTAATTATGTTTAGTAGTTGTATGGTTTTAgacccaaaaggtcccaggttcaaatcccaggagcggaatgagcgcccgctgttagccccagctcctgccaacctagcagttcgaaaacatgcaaatgtgagtagatcaataggtaccgctctggcggaaaggtaacggcgctccatgcagtcatgccggccacatgaccttggaggtgtctatggacaacgccggctcttcagcttagaaatggagatgagcaccaacccctagagttgatcacgactgaacttaacgtcaggggaaacctttacctttactttatggtTTTCTGCTATTTTGGAAAcccccctgagtcccttgaggagatagggtggtatataaatcaagttttattatttactagctgtgcctggccacgcgttgctgtcgcaaagtatggtggtatgggaaataaagtattgaggaattggtggtagttaagataaagggtaaaggttttcccctgacggagcttagccttctaactggcagcaattggataaaaacaattattcctctccctctaattaggacttgctttttcttttctttttgttgtatgaacatagaggcatggatgaggggttgtgctgccacgtttagtgtttctgggatgtgtagttttgttgttttgtcctaggccgaaatttcattacccttttatatatatagatttattattattattataactgcaGTACATCTACTGTGCAGACGCAGCCGGGGTTATGAGGGTTGCAtacactattttattattaaattttattaaagACCTTTACATGACTTTCATAAGAATTAACGGGGGATAATCTTAAGGAGAGCTCGCGAGGTTCGCTGTGGTTGGACAATATTACATGAACGACAAACCTGGAGGAGGCAGAAGCTGCAAGGAAGAAGACAGGTCTCCGGCCGAAAGCCCTGGGCGCCCACCAAGGCAAGACTCCCTCCCGTCGCTTGGTTTTGGTTCAGGGAATTAAAAGGAACTGTGAAAGCCGCCCAAAGCTTCCGTCCCAGGCCGAGGGCGCTCGGGTTGTAGCCACAGCAACAGTCAACAGTGGGGAAGGCTCCAGGCAGGGCAGGAAAAAGCGGGGCGGAGGCGGGCAGGAGGGGAACCCCCTGCAAAGCGAGCCCCGCTCCTCCtcgccctcctctccctcctccctctccagAAACAGGGGCTGGTGTGGGTGGGGACTAATCCCTTGGGGCAGGACCCTCCTCGCCGCTGTCAGGCAGAACGGGGCTGCGGGAAGCCGAAGGGGCTGCCTCTACGGCCCAGGAAGGCagcttgacaccgctttaactgctatggctcaatgccatgaaatcctgaACATTGCAATATaagaagtgggttgctgtgagttttccggcctgtatggccatgttccagaagcattatctcctgacgtttcgcccaggcatcctcagaggttgtgattctgttagaaactaggcaagtggggtttatatatctgtggaaggtccagggtgggagaaaaaactcttgtctgcttgaggcaagtgtgaatggtccaattggccaccttgattagcattgaatgaccttgcagcttcaacgcctggtttcttcctacctgggggaatcctttgttgggaggtgttagctggtcctgccacagatatataggtaaaggtaaaggtttcccctgaccttaagtccagtcatgtctgactctgggggttggtgctcatctcaatttctaagccgaagagccggcgttgtccgtagacacctccaaggtcatgtggccagcatgactgcatggagcgctgttatcttcccgccagatcggtacctattgatctactcacattggcatgtttttgaactgctaggttggcaggagctggagctggagctaacagcggccgcttacgccgctcctggggtttgaacctgggacctttcggtctccagctcagtgctttaacgcacttcgccaccggggctccccacAGATATATAGCCAGTCTATAAACTGGATAAGGATTCCCTCTACTATGTAATTGAAGTCATTgataaaatgttaaacaacaatGATCTTAAGACCATACCCTGAGGCACTCCTTTCAGTCTGAAGGGTATGACAGCATACTTTTCCAGCCATTATAGATCCATCTGGCAGTGTCCCATCTATTCCACAATTTCAATCTAGCTCAAAGATCGGGAAAACCTCCATCGTTCCTTTAGCTGGAGGTATGGCACAATGAAGAAAGTGATTAAAAAATCCTCCTGTTATTATGATCCTAACTGCTTGTAGGTAAAGGATGTTATAAAGAAAATTGTTTACgttacattatttttaatgcatCCCTTGATATGCTAAAGTGTGCagtttcaactacagtagagtctcacttatccaacattctggattatccaacgcatttttgtagtcaatgcttttaatacatcatgatattttgacacagcccgaaagacatacaacaaccctgtgatcccggccatgaaagccttcgacaacacaatgcttttaatacatcatgatattttgctgctaaattcataaataattactacatagcattactgcgtattgaactactttttctgtcaaatttgttgctaaacatgatgctttggtgtttaatttgtaaaatcataacctaatttgatgtgtaataagcttttccttaatccctccttattatccaacatattcgcttatccaacgttctgccggcccatttatgttggataagtgagactctactgtacttgcatgttTACACTTTAGTGCATGAGTTACACACTTTCAGACCCAGAAAACATCATGGTAGATTTGTCTTAGGgctaatgataacaataataataaagtgcaACCCCAATCCACATTAGAGACATTGCTGATATGTGCTGTAGACTTTCATTTCTCTCCCGCTCCTTCATGTTTGTAATTTCACAACCCTTCCTTCCCAAGTAGAGGTTTTCGAAAGGGATAGAAAACTCCAATGGCAAATGGATCTTCCCATTGTCCTTTATCTTCCAGTCGCTGTGTGATGGTACAAGTGATAATGTTGAATGGATTTTGCAATAAACTTCAACTTTTATTCACCAAATTTGCAGTGAGAGAACACATGGACTGGTTCCAGTTTGCAGTTATCACCCTGTAATTTAAAACCTGAATGCCCCTAAGAATTGGAAGATGGTAAGTGTCGCTGCTGAAAAGTGCTGTTTCTCTTCTGCCAGAAAGAAAAACGTAGTTGCACTGCTTACTTTGGTCATAATGCCTACTAGGGATCTTCAACAACTTTTTTGCAGGGTAAGATGCAAATTGTCATTGCTTTGTCAAACTGTCACAAACCATGATGAGTCAAGGCTCCATATAATTTTCAAATGCCAAGCTCCTTTTTTTCAGAGTTCATGCTTAGGAAACCATCAAATTCTTTTTTAAACTATATTTAGTATCAGATTGCTAACTTTTCTCAGCAAGCACATTTTAAATTCTAGTTAATAATTGTTATCAATTTCTGTTCAGTccctctacacagatatatttcAGTTGTTTTGTCATCATTATGGTTGCCAGTGTATTAACATTTGTAACCACACTGATGATAAAATGAATGAAATACTGTTGTGTATCTACTATACTATCTAGGAATTTCTCCTGCACAAAAGAGAACAATTGGATTTGTgggcaaaatacaataaaatcatatcttttctctttttgtttcttgCAGCCATGGACAAGCAAGTATGTCATATCAAAACACAGGCTGTTTATCGCAAatctagctttaaaaaaaaacaaagaaattcgaggcttctttatttttaaaaactgtctaaGGAATTTTAGTCTCACTGGCAAGCTAGAAATTTCCAAACTGATTTTGTATCtaaattacaaaaatattttaaaactaaagTATTTTTCCAAAAATAATGATTTGTAAGTGCTCACCCAACTATCAAACAAATGCATGGAATAACCGCACATGGTCATTGTTACTTGCAAAACATACagatgcatatatatgtgtgtgtatataatgagTCAAGTTGCATTGATATGGCTGATGATTCTGATCATTTCTGGTGTTGGGACTGTTCATTGTCATCTTCATCACTTCCTAATGCTGCATTAGTGTCCTTTTTGGTGGGAAACCATCTTGCCTGATTTACAGATGTTGAAGTTTCATTTTCTTTGAGTACTTTGCCTGTATCTTCTGCTGACTCAAGCTGCTCTCGTTGAGAAGTGCCATAACCAGCAACATCCCTTAAGAAGGCCATCCCATCCTCTTTCTTGTGGGAGATAAAAGGCATTTCTTTTGAATGCTTTCCACGTTCTGAAGATTCACGCCCAAATGGTGCTTGCTGTGGTATCAACAAATCAGTCGCACTCTCAAAGatgtcatcgtcatcatcttcatcatcatccgcTTTCATGTGTGAAATAGAAGACATTTTTCCTGACTGCTCTTTATGTCTGGAAGTTCCACTTTGGAATGGCACTTTTTTTGATTTCAGGAAATCAACTGCATTATGAAAATGTTCCTCGTCgtcatcatcctcctcctcaaAATTGTCATCTAAGAAAGCCACCCCATCTTTTTTCCGGTGGGGAGTCAAAGACCTCCTCTCACCTTTAACTGATGTTAGATCAGATAGACGTTCGATTTGTTCttcttcatcattatcatcactatcATAGTCATCTAAGAAAGATACTCTACGTTCTGTTGGCTTTGGAGGCTCCAACATTTCTGTTTTAAGGACTACTCCATCTGGCCTCAAATCTACTGTGGTCTCAAgaggttcttcttcttcatctaagAATGCCACTCCATCTTCTTTCCGGTGGAGAAGATGTTCTGCTTGTTGTATTAAATCTAAAGTATCCTCTTTTAGTGATACAGCCTCTGGTACAGCTGGCTCTTGCAATGGCCTTACTTCAGTTGTACCTTCAGGTTGTTTTTCTTCACTGCCAGCATGGCTACTCAAGAGAGTCAAGTGATCTTCTTTTTCACAGGGAGGATACTCTACAATTTGACTGTGAAGAGAGGCTGTCTTTGCAACTAGCTCTGGTACTGGTACTGCTCTCACATCGGTTGTACTTTCTTTTTGTTGACGTGCCTCAGGATGAAACACTTGAGGAACTGAGACACTTGTTTCTTCTGCTTTTTTGTGGTGTATCACACGGTCTGAAGTTGTCTCTGACTTCAATATGCCTTTAAATGATTTCATACTAAACCTTTTTGAAGTTTGGGACATAATGTCTTCAGGAGGTAACATAATTGATCTTGTGTATGAAGATGTTATACTCTGTAAGAAAACAAATCAAATTGTAAGAATGGcagaggaagactgtgtgttTCATTAAAGTATAATTAAATGTATATCGTGTCTTTAACAAGTTCTGTCTCACACATTAATCATCACTGCTGTTATCAAATATGAAAACAGAATTCacaaatgtattgttgaaggcgttcacagccagaatcactggggtgttgtgccGTTTTCTGGCTATATAGCCATTTTCTAGCAATATTTTCTCCTGCTAGAAATACTGCTAGAGCACAGCCATACAGCCAAAAAACCACATAACACCCCAGAATTCACTGAGACAGTTAAGAATGTGTAACCTAGAATTACACAGTTGTGATGTTTTCTATTACAAAACTTTCATATTCCCTAATTCAGATGATACACAGGGACTGTGGAATTTATCCAATCCTCATTTTTCAGGAATTAGCTACTGCAACTGACAGGGGGTTGTTCCCTTGTTGACCAGGAAGAATTTGGTTGAAGGCATGTTCCCCCCACCCCAGCAATCtcagtgcattatatggcagtgtctgaAGGGAGATTATGAGAAAGGCCCTGCTGCTACCTGCTGCATCAAAGATTACTCAGCGAAAAGTGGAAACATCACTCAGCAGCTTGCCAATCAATTAGGGAACAGACCTTTGTCAACCACGGTGGTTGCTGACCAGTAGGTGAGAATGAGGGTGGCGGCAGGATTGTGTTGAGTGTTGCTGTGGACCTGCATTAAATACCATGGTTACACATTTATAATAACTGTCCAAATTCCAGCCACTTTTCTCAAGACTTTGCATGCCAATAAAGTTCTGGATCCAGGCCATTTGCCTTCATAAGTTCTCCAAGAGCCAAAAGACCACTTCAGTACCACAGAAAGAAATGTTTCTAGAAGGAACAACAAAACCTGCCAAGGAACAAGTGTTCTGTAGCAGCCACAGGATTCCTTTGCTTCACAGTAACAAGTACAGATTTCAAGTGCAGTTTATCCAtaatctagggcagtggttctcaaccagtgggccaCAAAAACGAAAATCTTGTCCGTGAACCtcattcctctttatttattttattttatcttattaattttatttttgctcctttctgcagagctaaccattgcattggatagaccacatcaactcaagatgattaaatatggttttctatgggcgagcagatggcgactactgggtggcatatgttctgtatcagaaactagagctgatttggtccatcaaatgcaattttctgaatcagcaccccaaataaccaaaccgaatgtaaagttgaccaaaaactgatttgtaatccttttggtactaatgttggggagtggtttctggtcaaaatgggccctggtcaaaatagGCCGTGGTCTGATCTAGAGCAACCAATAATTGTCTGTTATACTCAAATTATAGTTATTTTTGAACGTGCTATGGCCATGCTAGCTACTAGATTTGGGAATTGATGTCCAAATGAAAGACAACTTTTACATGATTTAGCAGAGACGCACTCATATACTATATAGTTAATAATATGACAAAGGTGCAGGCTTCTATCTTAGAAGAAAATAGAGAATAAGTATTACCCCTAGAGAAGGTGAGCGTGATTGCCAAGGAACTATAGTCCTTGTTATTTCGCATACAGATGCATTAAGATAATTTTTCGTTGATTGTATTGCTTCATTTTTCAGCCATGGGATAAAAGCAAGTATACTGGCTGCTGCAACATTGCAAACGCCAGTTACTACAAAACCAATGTTATAATTGCCAAAAATGTCATACATTGCACCtgaaacaaaaatacattttggtTACTATTTAAGCAAAGAACAGCTCTAATTTTTTTCTAATGTTGTCTTATAACATAAACAACTTCCAATGATAGCAAAGTCACACTGCAAATACACACATTCTGAAGTCATCAGGTGCTGCAACCTATGCTAGTGCAATGGTGAGGGATACCCCCTCCATCCCATGTAGAAAACACAAGCTTTAGTAaggtttataatttttattgacatTTTAGGAGCAAATACTTTTCAGCCTCCCAAATACTAGAGTTAAAAGACCAGAGAAATCATCACATGGGCCAAGCAACAGATTTGGGTCACCCAGACTCACTTGGGGTATATGCCTCTTAATATTAGAAATAATAGCACACTCTTTCTTGGTTCTCCATGCTGTATGCATATAACACAGAGAAGATATTTGTTAAGCAATACAAGGATGGTCATTTCGTGAtcataatgaaaataatacattCAGTTGTGCTAATACATTACTAAGTCATAACTGCATAGAAAAATAGCCAATATTGGTTTGGTTTTACCTGCAAAGGGTGGGCCAAAGCAACTAATTGCATTGACAGTCATCATAAATCCCCATGCAACAGGCATTTTCTCTTCTCCCATCAAGTCAAAAGTAAGGACAGGTAACAAAACATAATTTCCCGCATCAACAAATCCCAGAAGTGAGCAAATGGTTACTAGAGAGGCAAAGTTTGTACAATGAGGAATAATAAAGTATACCACAcctgcaaagcaaaacaaaacttcGTAAGATACATGGTTATTTTAGATGAACAAAACAGGTTTGCTAATCCATTAAAGGTCCAACAGGGCATCTAGACAccctccccccacccaaaaaaagcaTAGGTTTTGAGGGGAGGTGTATGGACTATTCTGCACCCTATTGGGTTTCATAAACCCGATTGGGTGAGGTTTAAAGGCCTGACTGGAACCAGTCAGGGACAGACACAATGTTAATGAAAGTGACATTTACTTATCATCAAGGCCATAGCCAGACAcaaaaattcagggggggggttgaaactttttttagtgaattatgaagaatagttccataatgcaagataatttagaaatcaggctccattgataaacttcagtggacactcatggggatttggttaatcggttaaaattcatgagtaaaccaggtttttttttaaaaaaaaaaaaaccttgtccccccccccttcttggctACAGCCTGGCttatcatctgtcaggggtactttgtgcttttcctacatggcagggggttggactacatagcccatgaggtctcttccaactctattattctatgagtctatgattttcTGTCTAGATGGATCAATGCGAGGAAATATAATTTCTTTTACCATTTCCAAGTTTAAACTAAATTGTGCTGACAATCTATGaccccccatctacactgccatataatgcagtttgaaactgtattatatggtcagtgcattatatggcagtgtagaagggttctTGATCTAAAAGACAGTTTGTCCTAGCTTgtctagtattattatattacattaaatgTTTTCTGTTTATAAAGAGATATCCATTTTCTGGGACACACTTACCTACAGATAATATGGATGCCTGATTCAGATAAAGTCGGTCAATTTTTTCCATATCACATATCTTTCCAAAAAGAAGACAACTAACCATGCTGCTTACTCCAATTCCTACCATAATATAAGATGCTTGATGCAATGGAATACCCAAGTGACCTGCAAGATTTATCTGTAAAATAAGTGTTTTTAGATTTATATTCACATAttgatattttatatttctctgcATTTCTCAAAAAGTGTTTATCATAATAGTGCTGATTACAATTCAGCTAACAAtgtaattaaacattttaaaatttttatgttTTGAGAGTCAGATGGTATTTCAATGTACACTACGAAGCACTAGTATGTTATAACTGAGGCGCTACCAGAATCATACGAGTGTTGTGTTGACACAAATGTCCTCTTCTTCCTTTGCTGCCTATTGATTGTTGTCTGTTAGTTTTCAATAAaaagcttgcttgcttgcttgcttgctttctttctttctttctttctttctttctttcttctttctgcaTAAGAACCAATTCTTACCCTTTTGTGTTTTTTCTGCTCCtgataccaaattttctgttaataaGAAAAGGCTGAGAACACACCTTCTTCATTAACTGAGACTTGTAATCAAATCTTCATAATAGCATGTATCCTTGTAGCCAGATctaattttttcccctttctgtttGTCAGACTTGTTCAGAGACCCCAAGGGGCCGAGGGAACAAGAACAGTGATATCACTGAATATTATCACAATAATtagaaaaaaaccccactttctttcatatatatatatatatatatatatatatatatatatatatatatataaatgaaacatGTATGGGATACTATAGAAAACCAAAATGCACAGATAGGGGTCTTACCATATGCACAAAAGGTATGAAGAATCCAAATTTTGCTAATCCAAGAGAAAGGACCCAAACCTCAAAGATGCGGTCTTTCCATAAACTTAAATCCACAATAAAACCTCTTAGTGGGGACGTTTTAAACTTCTCAACAACACTTGGATGAGctctatctttaaaaaaataaaacaaaaaagaattattgttattatttacataAGGCCACAGCTAAAACTGACAAAAGTCCCATTATTAGACAACAATGAATATAATAAGAAATGACTTTGTCCACACTCAAGTGAGCTTCCATGTGAATACACAGAGTCAACATCACCTGGGTGATGTTTACTCGTTTGTGCTGTGAGCTGCAAAGAGGAGTGAAGGTCTCAAAGAGTGATTCTATATGTTAGTGGGAAAAACCTGTCCAGTGGAGTGCCTGGACAACCCCAAGAAAGACTACATCTGAGCAGCATCTGAGAAGACTTTACTGAATACAGAATGGGAATTCTTAGGAGTAAAAAGTGGACAGGATTTATTCTTTAAGACAAGGGTACTGATCAcagagctcccggtggcacagcaggttagaccgctgaggtatatacctcacaacctctgaggatgcctgccatagatgtgggcgaaacgtcaggagagaatacttctggaacatggccatacagcccggaaaacacacaaaaaccccaacctttgagtattctttgcctaagaaagtcCTATAAAATGCATGGTCAGTGCAGGCCGTGCTGTGGTGCAGgatggatagcaagccagctgcaacaaatcactctgaccaagaggtcatgagttcgaggccagcccgtgcctgcgtcttgtctctgtctctgttctatgttatagcattgaatgtttgcctttatgtgtgcaatgtgatccgccctgagtcgccttcggggtgagaagggtggaatataaatgctgtaaataaaataaataaataaataaatgggttgtTGCTGAAGAACAGGACTACTAATGCTTAACCTTGAACACATGAAGTATCAATAACAATCTGGGAGACAAAGAATAGTCCATCCAAAATAATATACTTTGGCCACTGTTTGCAGGGCCCAGGGAGGGGGACTGATGAAGCCAGTTTGCACAGTATATTGAGACTACAAGTGCAttcatactgtagaatgaatgcagtttgacaccagtttcattgccatggctcaatgctatggaaccatgggagttgtagttttacaaggtatttaatgTTTTCTGCCAGAATGTTCTGatccctcaccaaattacaaatctcagattccacagcattgagccatgatagttaaaactgtgtcaaactgcattcattcattaGTGTAGATGTACTCCAATGTTATATATGACCTAATGTCATTGTTATTTATACTTTCCCTGCCATATTCCAATTGATTAGCTGCACAAATCCCAACAGAACACCCTCCTATTATCCCAAGTTGTCAGGGACAGTTCTGATTAATCGTGTACTTTCACCTCCtaaaattttttttttcttctcccactttccccctttgtatcCAGGTTACTTCAGTTGCTACAAAATAAGTTCACATTGCAAAAGCAAGCTGTACTCAGTTGTCtcaaaatgaaaggaaaggaggaggatggAATTACAGTATAATCCCATTATAcccatggagcccctggtggtgcagtggtttaaaccACGGAGCTGCAGAACttcctgacctaaaggtt
Encoded here:
- the LOC134297751 gene encoding uncharacterized protein LOC134297751, coding for MKKLQSTILMRKLRRCNTLDAINKDASFLYPPPDGGWGWVVVLAAFIHSLFVSGFHNAFGVYMLPLLETFKSTNSIIAWIGSISYAFIMIFGPIAGKLLVKHGAIKVCIIGAIVVMFGLVCSSYTHDLRVLFLTQGIIVGVGSSLASTPGLIMVSLYFTTKRSFATGIVMAGGAAGTFVQNKLHEYLIETLGWRVSLRVYSGIMTICIFAGFAYKPLQKHRAHPSVVEKFKTSPLRGFIVDLSLWKDRIFEVWVLSLGLAKFGFFIPFVHMINLAGHLGIPLHQASYIMVGIGVSSMVSCLLFGKICDMEKIDRLYLNQASILSVGVVYFIIPHCTNFASLVTICSLLGFVDAGNYVLLPVLTFDLMGEEKMPVAWGFMMTVNAISCFGPPFAGAMYDIFGNYNIGFVVTGVCNVAAASILAFIPWLKNEAIQSTKNYLNASVCEITRTIVPWQSRSPSLGSITSSYTRSIMLPPEDIMSQTSKRFSMKSFKGILKSETTSDRVIHHKKAEETSVSVPQVFHPEARQQKESTTDVRAVPVPELVAKTASLHSQIVEYPPCEKEDHLTLLSSHAGSEEKQPEGTTEVRPLQEPAVPEAVSLKEDTLDLIQQAEHLLHRKEDGVAFLDEEEEPLETTVDLRPDGVVLKTEMLEPPKPTERRVSFLDDYDSDDNDEEEQIERLSDLTSVKGERRSLTPHRKKDGVAFLDDNFEEEDDDDEEHFHNAVDFLKSKKVPFQSGTSRHKEQSGKMSSISHMKADDDEDDDDDIFESATDLLIPQQAPFGRESSERGKHSKEMPFISHKKEDGMAFLRDVAGYGTSQREQLESAEDTGKVLKENETSTSVNQARWFPTKKDTNAALGSDEDDNEQSQHQK